TAGCAACTTTTATGGTTTCATAAAGCATGacctgatttttatttttttttatttcttggcatttttgcatacaaattttcatcatattcACATATTTTCGCACTTCACTGCATCGGAAGTTTTCAAAGTCTGTGTTCTTTTTCtatacggattttttttttcaaaaaaaaaaaaaatattttaaaaatcaagtagCATACAAAATATCAGTCAAGTATCGaagaaatcgattttttggttgtaaactaaaaaatttgcatatttttcatgtttttttttcttcgtattttcgtaatttttttgttgtattgttTTATATACCTTCAAGTAGTCGACAACGCGTTTCCAAGTCTGTTACATTTTTGCCTGTTTTGTCTGAGGGAAGCGATGAGTTTGATGGATTTGCTGCTGATGAAGATGTTGCTGATGTCGGCGATGATTGTGTGGCATTTTCGCCAGTTTCTTTGCTTGTCTCTTCCACActcatgatttattttttaaaattgataatttattatttgcgaGTCCTTTGCGCTcgataaattggaaaaattgatttttttttataaatttttaatcacacGCAagcaactttttctttttctttgaacACTCGAGAGATGGAAAAGTCtaaaagagaagaagaagttaaattttcaaggttttttttcgataagttTGTGAGATTTTCGGGGATTTGCGTTACATGATCGAGAGCAAGAGCGTGTCATTGAACTCTCGGCTGTGAAACAATTTCTTTTGCGACCATTTCTTGTctttcgtcgttgtcgtcgtcgttttctgtgtgtgtggcGTATACGACGGAgacatttttcgcaatttttcacCTTACGAACACATTTTTCCCGCGAAAAATATCTGATTTGCAATCTAGTTACCTAATTCTTCagagtttttgtgtttttcgctTTTAATTTCAGCTTTTTGCACGGTTTTTTGACGCGTTTTAATGTTTCGCGACAGCCATTGATGTTCGAAAACTGCTTTGACTTTTCTACATGGCGTCGTTCACTGATGATgtcgatggatttttttttgggaggggtttcaaaatattttttttttaatttatttaaatgaaatctcaattttttttatgaaatatttaaaaaaatataaattttttgctctattttcctaattttttttttttttaatcttttgaaatttttgtattaaaaaattaaaatattaaaggcattttcttctctaaaaatatttttactgaatttatttttcaaattttttgacaaattaaattattttttatgaaattcatagttttcttaattttttattaaatcaatttttaattcaattttcaaatctcaAAGTTGATAAATGAAAAGCGTGCACAATATAGCCAAACATTCAGATAAGTTTTTCTCATTGTAACTCAtgcaaaaaagtttgatttttttcttcaagaagTCTAATCAACGGAAATGAGGTAAGTAAAAGGCAATTTTGTCATTGTAAATCTGTTCATCTTTTACAAGCTTTTTCTTCTCTTAAGTCAAAGTCTTCAGCGGCTTCTTGCGATAACGTACATTTTTCAGTGATAGTTGCCGCTACAACTTTTGTTCAGATCGTTTAGTATGCCATCGATTTATGTCGCggcaattattatatttttgaaacttttttctgtgtctGCTTGTGTTTCAATTTTGCTTGTTTGCGCTATGAGTTTTTTTGCACGCTGGCTCCCTTTGCAATCGCTGCAAAATCCAAACCTTTCTTTTTGATTCCCTCCTCCTCTTGACAAGCTTTGGAACAATACTTCCCTATCATAAATGCTGTTGCTATTAAGTAATAGATTCAGATTCCTTGAAAGAGATGCGAAGTTTAATACTTCGTCAGTAAAGAGCCAGTAGGTTATGGGGCGATTGTAGAATGCCGAAACATCTTTGAAACAATTCCATCTGtaagaaaaaactaaaattgaaaaaatttcctaaaatttctaaacttttaaatttagatttttaaattatttaaagcaattattttgcttaaaaaagttaaagaaaatttaatgtgaattaagtaaattttgtatctttaaaaaaattaaaaaattatgagtttaaattattttaaaaaaattgttaaaaaaatactttttttcaaaatttaatttaaagctaaatttttttaaaaattatttcatattaatttttagtaaaaaatattcgttcgattttaataaattaatttttttatatgtgaaTTCTTTAtttctatgatttttgttcaaaaaaattcaaaaaccctcccctcattttcaaaattacctCACCCCCATTAAACTTCCATTCAAATTAATGAACAACgccatcatcattttcattcgtctcattatttttgttttgatttttttaaagctcaaacctcttgataaaaatgataaaatgacTTATGTTTCTCGCGTCAACCAATTGGATGCCCTTCAACTCGACAAAGCCATCGACGAGATCCTTCTGAAGCAACAACTGAAAATCTGCAGCGGATTAGATAACAAATTAGCGCCTTATCAGCGTCACTTGGAGTTTATCACAAGCAGCGCCCTTTGGTATtattgcttcaaaaaattccatgCAACCGCAGGACAACAACTTCTCTCCTTGGAATACGATCAAAAGCAGTTCGGGACAAAAACTTACCTCGCTCATTACTTGCTGACAGTTTTCATTCCAAAACTGCACAAATTCAAGGTCGAAACGACGGGCATTGGAACAGAAAGTCGCACCGAAAAGTTGCTTTATTGGACTGAAAATTGCTATTTATTCTTCAAATTGTGGATTTTCTTCCGTTTTTGCCAAGATGGGAAACGACCGACAGTGACAGACAATCTTTGTGGCATCGATTTGAGCAGCAAAGACATAAGAAGGACAATTTCTTATGGATACATGAACCGCGAATTGCTTTGGaatggattttttgaatttctcttGCATGCATTGCCAATGATCAACTTTCATGTCATCAAAAATACCTTCAGAAAATTCATGTGGCGCGGAAAAGTCAATGAAACAGAGGAAATTGAGCCCGAATTCGACGTTGATACGGTTTGTGTGTATTGCGAAGAGCGTCCTTCGTTGCCTCATCACTTTGGATGCGGgcatatttattgttattattgcgtTGCGGGCAATAAATTGACTGATAATGGGTTTTGTTGCGTCAAATGTGGTCGAAGTGCAATAAATATCAGAGCTTTATGaggatttttcgttatttttaattattttccgtTCGTTTTTCCAACAAATCTAAACTTTTGTCGCATTTTTGGATGCAAACACGTTGAAAAGTCAGCGCTGTGAGCAATGCGTGTCCCATCAAGTCACGGATTTTAGGATTAGCTTGCTCAAAAACTGCCCGTACCTCGTcttgaacttgaatttttccCTCAGAATCGAAATCCAGCTCCGATGCGAAGAGATTTTCGACAGTTTTCTCGGTAGAAACGCGTTCATTGCCGATTTTCGTGCGAAAAAGTCTCGACGGAAggaaatttctcacaaaaatcaCTTGATGCGACGGGCAATTGAGATTTTCTTGCGGTTTGTACAAGAGACCTAATGCCATCATGCCGACCAGTTGTGATTTTTGCACATTTATGTTGATTTGAGCGACATTTTTGCCCGGCATCGAAGGTTGCGCAGCAATTGGGGTTTCGAAAACGTAACAATCAGCCACCGGCATCGACTCGCAAATGCCTTTTGTGATGGAAATCAACTCCGAAAGTGTTATTCTGCGTTCTTCGATGAAAGTTTTGTCACTCCAAGCATCTAAAGTTGTCCGAAATTCGTTGTCAAAGGAGATTTTGGCCCAAGAAACGCCTCGTGTGTGAACATTTACTCCCAAACACGAACGAATTTTGTCCCGGGTTGCGTTGTCAAGTCGCGGATTGTAATATTGATGCACTTTTCTGTCTTTTGGCGGCTCGTCAGTgagtttttcatcaattttttgttcattttcagaGGATTTGACGACacttgaacaaaatttctgCAGTACTTTTACTCCAAAACCATCCAATTCGAGGATTTGTTGAAGATCGTTGAAGGAACCGTGAGTTTTTTTGAACATCAGGACTTTTTGGGCACGAGCTTTGGATAAATTGAacctgaaaatgtaaaaaaaattaaaattttgaatgaaaattgaagaaaatatgaCTTACTTGGTTAATTCATCAACAGAACATCGATTGACAACATcaagaattttcatttcttgctcttttgaaaattcatgttgaattttattgaaggaATATACACCGAAGCTCTCGATAGTCTTGAAGTATTGCTTAAATTACGACTGATTGCACAAATATAACGACTTAACATCATCTTTGActcttattttataaatttattatcctAAATTACgagattttatattaaaaatctttaaaaaattatttttttcatgagttttGTGATAAACGtgctttgtttatttacttttttttattatgcgtGATGTAAACAAAACCAGttcatatgaaaattttaatagaaattttaatttaaaaatttaattttaaaaattgaaattatgaattaaaattaattataaaaaataaataattttttttaacaaattcgatttttttttttaattttattttt
The sequence above is drawn from the Culicoides brevitarsis isolate CSIRO-B50_1 chromosome 1, AGI_CSIRO_Cbre_v1, whole genome shotgun sequence genome and encodes:
- the LOC134828867 gene encoding peroxisome biogenesis factor 2, whose translation is MTYVSRVNQLDALQLDKAIDEILLKQQLKICSGLDNKLAPYQRHLEFITSSALWYYCFKKFHATAGQQLLSLEYDQKQFGTKTYLAHYLLTVFIPKLHKFKVETTGIGTESRTEKLLYWTENCYLFFKLWIFFRFCQDGKRPTVTDNLCGIDLSSKDIRRTISYGYMNRELLWNGFFEFLLHALPMINFHVIKNTFRKFMWRGKVNETEEIEPEFDVDTVCVYCEERPSLPHHFGCGHIYCYYCVAGNKLTDNGFCCVKCGRSAINIRAL
- the LOC134828856 gene encoding uncharacterized protein LOC134828856, with amino-acid sequence MKILDVVNRCSVDELTKFNLSKARAQKVLMFKKTHGSFNDLQQILELDGFGVKVLQKFCSSVVKSSENEQKIDEKLTDEPPKDRKVHQYYNPRLDNATRDKIRSCLGVNVHTRGVSWAKISFDNEFRTTLDAWSDKTFIEERRITLSELISITKGICESMPVADCYVFETPIAAQPSMPGKNVAQININVQKSQLVGMMALGLLYKPQENLNCPSHQVIFVRNFLPSRLFRTKIGNERVSTEKTVENLFASELDFDSEGKIQVQDEVRAVFEQANPKIRDLMGHALLTALTFQRVCIQKCDKSLDLLEKRTENN